The Armatimonadota bacterium region TGAGGCTCTCGACAGGAAAAGCCCGCAGAGCCGAGGCCAACTGGGCCATGTTCTCGTTGCACTTCTGCTCGCACGCTTCGAGGGTCGTCCATTGAGAACGTTCTCGGTTGTACTCTTCGAACATCGCCTCGTCGAACTTAGGCGCCTCGCGCGTGGCCAGCATTCCGGCGCCCCATGTTGGCGAATGGGCGACCTCTTGCGCCATGTCCAACACCGATCGGCCCTCGTCTAGCGGCTTCCAACCGATCTTGTCTGGCTTGGTCGCTTTGGCCATGCGGAAAAACGTCTTGTTCGCCTCTTCGGTCATCTTCAAAATCACTTCTCGAAAGTCCATCGTCAGCCCTCCTCCTGGTTACACAAATGTATTCTAAATTATACCCCGCCTCTGCGTCCAAATACAAGAGGTCGCGGCTGGTATCATCTTAGCGATGAGAAGGGTCGTGGTAACCGGGGGCGCGGGGTTTATTGGTAGTTGGCTCGTGCGCCGGCTCTTAAGCGACTACCCCGATTATCAAGTGGTCGTTTTGGACGCGCTGACCTACGCTGGACGACGAGAAAATCTTGCTGCAATCGAATCCCAGATCGAGTTCGTTCACGGCGATGTGAGAGACCGGGATTGCGTCCGCAAGACGCTGGCAGGCGCTACCGATTTGCTCCATTTGGCCGCCGAAACCCACGTAGACCGGTCCATCGTCAATCCCGATAACTTTGTAACCACCGATGTATACGGGACTTATGTGCTCCTAGAAGCGTCGAGAGAGATCGAACGCTTTGTCTACGTCAGCACCGACGAAGTGTACGGCTCTATCGAAGAGGGCGAGTTTACGGAAGAATCGCCTTTGCGACCCAACTCGCCCTATGCCGCCAGCAAGGCCAGCGCCGACCTCATGTGCCGCGCCTTTTTCGTCACTTATGACCTGCCTGCTATCGTAACTCGAGGCAGCAATACGTTTGGGCCAAGGCAGTACCCAGAGAAAGTCTTGCCCCTGTTCGTTTCGAATGCTATCGAGGGCAAACCCTTGCCCCTTTACGGCGATGGCAGGCAGCGGCGCGACTGGCTGTACGTGGACGACCATTGCTCGGGCATCCTGACCGCATGGCAAAAAGGGAAGCCGGGGGAGGCCTATAACATCGGCGGAGGCAACGAGCGCGAAAACATTGAGATTGCGAGGCGCTTGCTGACCGTATTGGGCAAGCCTGAAAGTCTGATCAAGAGCGTCGCCGACCGGCCGGGTCACGATCGTCGCTATGCTCTGAACTCGGATAAGCTGAAGGCGCTCGGCTGGGCGCCGAAAGCCGACTTCGAAAGTGCATTCGAAGAGACCGTGCGATGGTACGCCGAAAACCGCGATTGGTGGAAGGCCATCAAAGAGCGCCAGCCAGAGTTCAAGCAATTTGCCGATGCCTGGTACAAGGATAGAGCCTGAGTGGAAGCCTTCAACGATCACTCTTTGCGACCATCGCCCCACATCGCCGTGCTCTTTTACGATGCCCTGGGCGACTTTGTGATCATTACGCCGCTATTGAGGGGGCTTCGAGAGAAGTATCCCGGCTGCACGATCGACTACTTCGGCGGCGACCATACCAAGGAGTTCGAGGAAGCGTCCGACCTGATCGAT contains the following coding sequences:
- the rfbB gene encoding dTDP-glucose 4,6-dehydratase, yielding MRRVVVTGGAGFIGSWLVRRLLSDYPDYQVVVLDALTYAGRRENLAAIESQIEFVHGDVRDRDCVRKTLAGATDLLHLAAETHVDRSIVNPDNFVTTDVYGTYVLLEASREIERFVYVSTDEVYGSIEEGEFTEESPLRPNSPYAASKASADLMCRAFFVTYDLPAIVTRGSNTFGPRQYPEKVLPLFVSNAIEGKPLPLYGDGRQRRDWLYVDDHCSGILTAWQKGKPGEAYNIGGGNERENIEIARRLLTVLGKPESLIKSVADRPGHDRRYALNSDKLKALGWAPKADFESAFEETVRWYAENRDWWKAIKERQPEFKQFADAWYKDRA